One part of the Meleagris gallopavo isolate NT-WF06-2002-E0010 breed Aviagen turkey brand Nicholas breeding stock chromosome 20, Turkey_5.1, whole genome shotgun sequence genome encodes these proteins:
- the ERN1 gene encoding serine/threonine-protein kinase/endoribonuclease IRE1: protein MAAEEGAAAKRSARSSSGSVNGRERRVAVLTSGVTLRSSDCQSRSRADSRDESWPELPRVRAWPPSGSTELGAVCPPRPRWPSALRAAVRSVRGPERLAHNIPRNIQTRLIFFKVTADSRNTSSVTVPETLLFVSTLDGSLHAVSKRTGAIKWTLKEDPVLQVPIHVEEPAFLPDPNDGSLYTLGGKNNEGLTKLPFTIPELVQASPCRSSDGILYMGKKQDIWYVIDLMTGEKQQTLTSSFAESLCPSTSLLYLGRTEYTITMYDTKKKELRWNATYFDYAATLPDEDVKYKMSHFVSNGDGLVVTVDSESGDVLWIQNYASPVVAFYIWQREGLRKVMHTNVGIETLRYLTFMSGEVGHITKWKYPFPKETETKSKLTPTLYVGKYSTSLYASPSMVHEGVTVVPRGSAIPLLEGPKTEGVTIEDNGECVITPSTDLKFSGRLKGKNKLSYWNDLLLIGHHETPLSAPTKILEKFPSNLPRRPENVIPADSDKVTIEKVIDIVEGSATEVPPAVPKDIEEKLAQPIARPEAPVDSMLKDMATIILSTFLLVGWVAFIIAYPMSVHQQQQRQHQLEEKIQLLQQQKLPFRAPSDLPAEDFLDTSYGQTDSSATSTPNMSPKASNHSAYSSISTSDVGSCLSTEQEEGDDDTNRVMVGKISFNPKDVLGHGAEGTIVYRGTFDNRDVAVKRILPECFSFADREVQLLRESDEHPNVIRYFCTEKDRQFQYIAIELCAATLQEYVEQKAFSHHGLQPITLLQQTTSGLAYLHSLSIVHRDLKPHNILISMPNAHGKVKAMISDFGLCKKLAVGRHSFSRRSGVPGTEGWIAPEMLSEDCKENPTYTVDIFSAGCVFYYVVSEGSHPFGKSLQRQANILLGAYSLEFLDAGRHEDIVARDLIEQMINMDPQKRPSASCVLKHPFFWSLEKQLQFFQDVSDRIEKEALDGPIVKQLERGGREVVKMDWREHITVPLQTDLRKFRSYKGGSVRDLLRAMRNKKHHYRELPPEVQETLGSIPDDFVHYFTARFPHLLLHTYHAMHICCQERLFQHYYDQDSAEKRTVGDAV, encoded by the exons ATGGCGGCCGAAGAGGGAGCCGCCGCGAAAAG ATCAGCTCGCAGCAGCTCGGGCAGCGTTAATGGCCGGGAGAGGCGCGTCGCTGTACTGACTTCAGGTGTTACGCTGCGCAGCAGCGACTGCCAAAGCCGGAGCCGTGCCGATAGCCGAG ACGAAAGTTGGCCGGAGCTGCCACGGGTCCGAGCTTGGCCGCCTTCGGGAAGCACTGAGCTCGGCGCCGTGTGCCCGCCTCGCCCGCGGTGGCCGTCAGCGCTCCGTGCGGCTGTGCGCTCTGTGCGCGGACCTGAACGCCTGGCGCATAACATCCCTCGAAATATCCAAACGCggttaattttctttaaagttacCGCTGACAGTAGG aacaCCAGCTCAGTAACTGTGCCTGAAACACTCTTGTTTGTTTCAACTCTTGATGGAAGTTTGCATGCTGTCAGCAAGCGGACGGGAGCGATCAAGTGGACTTTAAAAGAAG ATCCTGTACTGCAGGTGCCAATACATGTGGAAGA GCCAGCATTTCTTCCAGACCCAAACGATGGCAGTTTGTACACGCTTGGTGGCAAGAATAACGAAGGCCTGACT aaacTTCCATTTACCATCCCAGAGTTAGTGCAGGCATCTCCCTGCCGCAGTTCAGATGGGATCCTTTACATGG GCAAAAAGCAAGATATTTGGTATGTGATTGACCTCATGACTGGGGAGAAACAGCAAACCTTGACTTCTTCATTCGCAGAAAGTCTTTGTCCATCAACATCCCTGCTGTATCTTGGGAGAACAG AGTATACAATCACAATGTATGACACCAAGAAGAAGGAGCTGAGATGGAATGCCACCTACTTTGATTATGCAGCTACTCTGCCTGATGAAGACGTAAAATATA AAATGTCCCACTTTGTGTCTAATGGAGATGGACTGGTGGTGACTGTAGACAGTGAGTCTGGGGACGTGCTGTGGATTCAGAATTACGCTTCTCCTGTGGTAGCTTTTTACATCTGGCAACGTGAAGGATTACGGAAAGTTATGCACACAAATGTGGGGATAGAAACTCTGCGATACTTGACATTCATGTCTGGGGAGGTCGGACACATTACCAAGTGGAAATATCCTTTTCCAAAGGAAACAGAGACCAAGAGCAAATTAAC CCCAACTCTTTATGTAGGGAAATACTCCACAAGTTTGTATGCATCGCCATCAATGGTGCACGAAGGAGTAACGGTTGTG CCCCGTGGCAGTGCCATACCCTTACTAGAGGGTCCAAAAACAGAAGGAGTCACAATTGAAGACAATGGCGAATGTGTTATCACCCCCAGTACGGATTTAAAGTTCTCAGGCAGactgaaaggaaagaacaaactCAGCTATTGGAACGACTTGCTGTTAATAG ggCACCATGAAACTCCGTTATCTGCCCCTACAAAGATCCTGGAGAAATTCCCAAGCAACTTACCCAGGAGGCCTGAAAATGTGATTCCAGCTGACTCTGATAAAGTCACTATTGAAAAG GTTATTGACATAGTTGAAGGTTCTGCAACAGAAGTGCCTCCTGCTGTTCCAAAGGATATTGAGGAGAAACTTGCTCAGCCTATTGCTCGGCCAGAAGCTCCTGTGGACTCTATGTTGAAAGACATGGCCACGATCATTCTCAGCACTTTTCTACTTGTGGGCTGGGTGGCATTTATCATCGCCTATCCAATG AGTGTACATCAGCAACAGCAAAGACAGCATCAGCTGGAAGAGAAGATACAGCTCTTGCAGCAACAGAAGCTGCCCTTTCGTGCTCCCAGTGATCTACCAGCAGAAGATTTCTTGGACACCTCctatggacagacagacagctctGCTACCAGCACACCAAATATGTCGCCCAAAGCATCAAACCATTCTGCATATTCCAGCATCTCCACATCTGATGTTGGGAGCTGCCTTTCTACAGAGCAAGAAGAGGGAG ATGATGACACCAACAGAGTGATGGTTGGCAAGATTTCATTTAACCCAAAAGATGTACTGGGGCATGGAGCTGAAGGAACAATTGTTTACAG GGGGACGTTTGATAACCGTGATGTTGCAGTGAAAAGAATTCTTCCCGAGTGCTTCAGCTTTGCAGACCGTGAAGTGCAGCTACTGCGAGAGTCAGATGAGCACCCAAATGTGATCCGCTACTTCTGCACAGAGAAGGACCGGCAGTTCCAGTACATCGCTATCGAGCTGTGTGCTGCCACCTTACAGGAG TATGTTGAACAAAAGGCCTTCAGTCACCATGGCTTACAACCTATTACCCTCCTGCAACAGACGACATCTGGTCTTGCTTACCTGCACTCTCTCAGTATTG TCCACAGGGACTTGAAGCCCCATAACATCCTCATCTCAATGCCTAACGCCCACGGGAAAGTTAAGGCTATGATCTCAGACTTTGGCCTGTGCAAGAAGCTGGCAGTGGGCAGACACAGCTTTAGCAGACGGTCGGGTGTGCCGGGAACCGAAGGGTGGATTGCCCCAGAGATGCTGAGTGAAGACTGCAAAGAGAACCCT ACATACACCGTGGACATCTTTTCAGCAGGCTGTGTCTTTTACTATGTGGTATCTGAGGGCAGCCACCCCTTTGGCAAATCTCTACAGCGACAAGCCAACATTCTGCTGGGTGCATACAGCCTAGAATTTTTGGATGCAGGGAGGCACG AAGACATAGTGGCTCGTGatttaatagagcaaatgaTAAACATGGACCCTCAGAAACGTCCATCTGCCAGCTGTGTGCTAAAACACCCATTCTTTTGGAGTTTAGAAAAGCAGCTCCAGTTTTTTCAG GACGTCAGTGACCGGATAGAGAAAGAAGCTTTAGATGGTCCAATAGTCAAGCAGTtagaaagaggaggaagagaggtgGTGAAAATGGACTGGAGAGAGCACATCACTGTTCCTCTGCAGACAG ATCTTCGAAAATTCAGATCATATAAGGGAGGCTCAGTGCGGGACCTTCTGAGGGCGATGAGAAATAAG aAGCACCATTACAGAGAACTGCCTCCTGAGGTGCAGGAGACCCTGGGCTCGATCCCAGATGATTTTGTACATTACTTTACAGCTCGTTTCCCTCACCTGCTCCTACATACCTACCATGCAATGCATATCTGCTGCCAAGAAAGACTGTTTCAGCACTACTATGATCAGGACTCTGCAGAGAAGAGGACTGTAGGAGATGCTGTTTGA